Proteins encoded in a region of the Streptomyces sp. NBC_00258 genome:
- a CDS encoding IclR family transcriptional regulator has product MAATGGETSLTLDRGLTVLSLLARNADGLTAAELAERLSVARAAVYRLLRTLEAHSLVARIGTRYILGFGVAELAGQLKPRLQSTVLPILRRLSERTNSTALLSVADGDQALILLTAEPPNSTMHLAMREGARHALTVGADGIAILAGRPESDEDTAAVREARRRGHAVSVGSIQEGAIGIAAPIQVSDWSTASLGVVQIGLKLVDEQVPHLVTEAARTAATQLVGVAGPESVKG; this is encoded by the coding sequence GTGGCGGCGACCGGCGGGGAAACGTCCCTGACTCTTGACCGCGGGCTGACGGTGTTGTCACTGCTCGCACGAAACGCCGACGGTCTCACGGCGGCAGAACTCGCCGAGCGGCTGAGCGTCGCCCGGGCGGCCGTCTACCGTCTGCTGCGCACGCTGGAGGCGCACAGCCTCGTCGCCCGTATCGGCACGCGGTACATCCTCGGGTTCGGCGTGGCCGAACTGGCCGGGCAGCTCAAACCACGGCTGCAGTCCACCGTCCTGCCGATCCTGCGCCGACTCAGCGAACGGACCAACAGCACGGCGCTGTTGAGCGTCGCCGACGGCGACCAAGCCCTGATCCTGCTGACGGCGGAACCACCGAACTCCACCATGCACCTCGCCATGCGAGAAGGCGCCCGGCACGCCCTGACCGTCGGCGCGGACGGGATAGCCATCCTCGCCGGCAGGCCGGAGAGCGACGAGGACACCGCCGCCGTCCGCGAGGCGCGTCGTCGCGGCCACGCCGTCAGCGTGGGCTCGATCCAGGAGGGCGCGATCGGCATCGCCGCCCCCATCCAGGTCTCGGACTGGTCGACAGCGAGCCTGGGAGTGGTCCAAATCGGTCTCAAGCTCGTCGACGAACAGGTCCCGCACCTGGTGACGGAGGCCGCCCGAACGGCCGCGACACAGCTGGTCGGGGTGGCCGGCCCGGAGTCGGTGAAGGGATAG
- the wrbA gene encoding NAD(P)H:quinone oxidoreductase has protein sequence MSAHVLVVYYSATGSVHRLAQAVTEGAESAGAEVRLRRVAELAPAEAIAANPDWGRHREETESTVEVAELADLEWADGYAFGTPTRYGAPAAQLKQFIDSAGGLWQAGKLADKPVTTFVSSAEQHGGQESTILSLNNVFYHWGSVIVPLGYTDDIVYAAGGNPYGTSWPAGFPSNAPDEVTLDCARFQGARLARFTALLAADRAQVPAEQG, from the coding sequence GTGTCAGCACATGTGTTGGTCGTCTACTACAGCGCGACCGGGTCCGTGCATCGGCTCGCGCAGGCGGTGACCGAGGGCGCCGAGTCCGCTGGCGCCGAGGTCCGGCTGCGCAGGGTCGCCGAACTCGCCCCCGCCGAGGCGATAGCCGCCAACCCCGACTGGGGCAGGCATCGCGAGGAGACCGAGTCGACCGTCGAGGTCGCCGAACTCGCCGATCTGGAGTGGGCCGACGGATACGCCTTCGGCACACCGACGCGTTACGGCGCTCCGGCGGCCCAGCTGAAGCAGTTCATCGACTCCGCCGGAGGCCTCTGGCAGGCGGGGAAGCTGGCGGACAAGCCGGTGACGACCTTCGTCTCCTCGGCCGAGCAGCACGGCGGCCAGGAGTCGACGATCCTCTCGCTGAACAACGTCTTCTACCACTGGGGCTCGGTCATCGTCCCTCTTGGCTACACGGACGACATCGTCTACGCCGCCGGCGGCAACCCCTACGGGACGTCGTGGCCCGCGGGATTCCCCTCGAACGCCCCCGACGAGGTCACGCTGGACTGCGCCCGTTTCCAGGGAGCCCGGCTGGCGCGGTTCACGGCGCTGCTCGCGGCGGACAGGGCGCAGGTGCCCGCCGAACAGGGCTGA
- a CDS encoding aldehyde dehydrogenase family protein has product MLTRAEAERLVSTVPTEPYFAGRWDSSQSIDTFDVIDPVTERRLTTVAAAGAREVDKAVSHARSALDEGAWGRTDGSARVLLLHRLADLIEARSEEFAVLESLDIGKPGFEPRAIDLPQTIQAFRYFAGWADKVEGRSVPTGSYMGRPTHSYTVREPVGVVAAITPWNSPTMIGAWKIAPALAAGCAVVLKPPEDAPLTSLLLASLIEEAGFPAGAFSVLPGLGAVTGQALVDHLGVDKISFTGSPETGYKVAVAAAKGFRRTTLELGGKSPQIVFADADLDDAVQGVAAGIFANQGEVCAAGSRILVARSVYDEFVERLVARARDIKVGDPFDEGTTMGALINARQLERVSGYVAAGVDDGARLIAGGGRPDGKGFFVEPTLFGEVDNTMTIARREIFGPVGAVIPFESESDAVTIANDSEYALAATLWTSDVSRAHALAGRVKAGAVAINGWAPLDPRLPWGGSKLSGQGRELGWAGIEANTEEKAITAVLSYTPTK; this is encoded by the coding sequence ATGCTAACACGCGCAGAAGCCGAACGGCTGGTCAGCACGGTTCCGACGGAGCCCTACTTCGCGGGGCGATGGGACAGCAGTCAGAGCATCGACACCTTCGACGTGATCGACCCGGTGACCGAACGACGGCTCACGACCGTGGCCGCGGCCGGAGCCCGGGAAGTGGACAAAGCCGTGTCCCACGCACGGTCGGCTCTGGACGAGGGGGCGTGGGGGAGGACGGACGGGAGTGCCAGGGTGCTGCTGCTGCACCGCCTGGCCGATCTGATCGAGGCGCGGAGCGAGGAGTTCGCGGTCCTGGAGTCGCTGGACATCGGCAAGCCCGGCTTCGAGCCGCGGGCGATCGACCTGCCCCAGACGATCCAGGCCTTCCGCTACTTCGCGGGCTGGGCCGACAAGGTGGAGGGCCGCTCGGTCCCGACCGGCTCGTACATGGGCCGACCCACGCACAGCTACACCGTGCGCGAGCCGGTGGGCGTGGTCGCGGCCATCACGCCCTGGAACTCGCCGACCATGATCGGGGCCTGGAAGATCGCCCCTGCGCTCGCCGCGGGCTGTGCCGTCGTCCTCAAGCCCCCGGAGGACGCGCCCCTCACCTCGCTCCTCCTCGCGTCGCTGATCGAGGAAGCAGGTTTCCCGGCCGGGGCGTTCAGCGTGCTTCCCGGGCTCGGAGCCGTGACGGGCCAGGCGCTCGTCGATCACCTGGGGGTGGACAAGATCTCGTTCACCGGAAGCCCGGAGACGGGATACAAGGTGGCCGTGGCGGCCGCGAAGGGCTTCCGCCGTACGACCCTGGAACTCGGCGGCAAGAGCCCCCAGATCGTCTTCGCGGACGCGGACCTGGACGACGCGGTGCAGGGCGTGGCGGCCGGAATCTTCGCGAATCAGGGAGAGGTGTGTGCCGCGGGCAGCCGCATTTTGGTCGCCCGTTCCGTGTACGACGAGTTCGTTGAGCGGCTGGTGGCGCGAGCGCGTGACATCAAGGTCGGCGACCCGTTCGACGAGGGCACCACGATGGGCGCGTTGATCAACGCACGGCAACTGGAGCGGGTTTCCGGTTACGTCGCGGCGGGAGTCGACGACGGCGCCCGTCTGATCGCCGGGGGCGGACGACCGGACGGCAAGGGATTCTTCGTCGAACCGACGTTGTTCGGCGAGGTCGACAACACCATGACCATCGCCCGGCGGGAGATCTTCGGGCCCGTGGGCGCGGTCATCCCGTTCGAGTCGGAATCCGACGCGGTCACGATCGCCAACGACAGCGAGTACGCGCTGGCCGCCACCTTGTGGACCTCGGACGTCAGCAGGGCACACGCGCTTGCCGGCCGAGTGAAGGCCGGCGCCGTCGCGATCAACGGCTGGGCGCCGCTCGACCCCCGCCTGCCGTGGGGCGGTTCCAAGCTCAGCGGCCAGGGACGGGAACTCGGCTGGGCCGGTATCGAGGCGAACACCGAGGAGAAGGCGATCACTGCCGTCCTCTCGTACACACCGACCAAGTGA
- a CDS encoding APC family permease has protein sequence MGPVFSVAALLPLVVGLSATGRGAGVATPVAIIIAGIGMCGVGWIIAQYAKRIHSCGSLYEYVSDTAGPRVGVITGWLYYGAMMVLGAATFLVLGGLTQAWLKSTMSVDVPWWPLSLGYAAVAFTILVVGVNVSIRAQLILALSAMVVVLVFSLVIIFRGGQNGDSWSVEPFNPFAVGSLNLLFGVLYGINMFIGFESAANLAEETSDPKRHVPRAVMLSLGIVGVYYVVVAYAQVMGFGLDVEAWKNSVFPLETLSYGGEFGSAAFGNFLAVLIILDILAVAIGVGVASTRGMLSMARSGRLPSKLAVLHHRFRTPVWGAVLMGVVSCVAIVGVRVGGDRMFGQGAGQPQWASAFGWMAGFGGTGMATMYLVVGAAGVKGLWNHVSRTKLLIAGSAGVAVAAGAVFGSFYQAASPLDTVPWALLVWVALGAVWSFFALGRSSSQGEPVTDQAAEGASEVTPL, from the coding sequence ATGGGACCGGTCTTCTCGGTCGCGGCCCTGCTGCCCCTAGTCGTCGGTCTGTCGGCCACGGGACGCGGTGCCGGCGTCGCCACGCCGGTCGCGATCATCATCGCGGGCATCGGCATGTGCGGCGTGGGATGGATCATCGCCCAATACGCGAAGCGCATCCATTCGTGCGGCTCTCTCTACGAATACGTGAGTGACACCGCCGGACCGCGCGTCGGTGTGATCACCGGATGGCTCTACTACGGAGCCATGATGGTTCTGGGAGCCGCGACATTCCTCGTCCTCGGCGGACTCACACAGGCATGGCTCAAGAGCACCATGTCCGTGGACGTGCCGTGGTGGCCGCTGTCCCTGGGATACGCCGCCGTCGCCTTCACGATTCTCGTGGTGGGCGTTAACGTCTCGATTCGGGCGCAACTCATCCTCGCACTGAGCGCCATGGTCGTCGTCCTTGTCTTCTCGCTGGTCATCATTTTCCGCGGTGGCCAGAACGGCGACAGCTGGTCCGTCGAGCCCTTCAATCCCTTCGCCGTGGGGAGTCTGAATCTTCTCTTCGGCGTTCTGTACGGCATCAACATGTTCATCGGCTTCGAGTCGGCGGCCAATCTCGCTGAGGAGACCTCGGACCCCAAGCGCCATGTGCCGCGGGCGGTCATGCTGTCGCTGGGCATCGTCGGGGTCTATTACGTGGTGGTGGCCTACGCGCAGGTCATGGGTTTCGGCCTCGACGTGGAAGCGTGGAAGAACAGTGTCTTCCCGCTGGAAACGCTCTCGTACGGTGGGGAGTTCGGGTCTGCCGCGTTCGGAAACTTCCTGGCGGTCCTGATCATTCTCGACATCCTCGCGGTGGCAATCGGAGTCGGCGTCGCATCGACTCGAGGCATGCTCTCGATGGCCCGCAGTGGCCGGCTGCCGTCGAAGCTGGCGGTTCTGCACCACCGGTTCCGTACTCCTGTATGGGGCGCCGTACTGATGGGCGTTGTTTCGTGTGTCGCCATCGTCGGTGTGCGCGTGGGGGGCGACCGGATGTTCGGTCAGGGGGCCGGTCAGCCGCAATGGGCGTCGGCGTTCGGCTGGATGGCCGGCTTTGGTGGAACAGGCATGGCGACTATGTATCTCGTCGTCGGTGCCGCGGGGGTGAAGGGCCTCTGGAACCATGTCAGCCGAACCAAACTGCTCATCGCGGGAAGTGCCGGTGTAGCAGTGGCGGCCGGGGCGGTGTTCGGTTCGTTCTACCAGGCGGCCAGCCCTCTCGACACCGTTCCCTGGGCTCTGCTCGTGTGGGTGGCACTGGGCGCGGTCTGGTCCTTCTTCGCGCTCGGCCGGTCCTCCAGCCAGGGGGAACCCGTGACGGACCAGGCGGCGGAAGGCGCCAGTGAAGTGACCCCACTTTGA
- a CDS encoding IclR family transcriptional regulator, which translates to MSGTRKVAGGVRAEAANDMEGGADDGREEKAKRPSQPPSQTLVRGLAVLRVVAHQPRGLTVAEIAARTGLHRTVVHRLAGTLAAEGFLAKSADGVYASGGELHTLAGTSRPTLAEFIQPLLQQLADGYGGTAILFFPEPDCVVAVATAVPQDADYHLAYRKGSRQPLDRGAAPCAIRAGRAPADDDSDAVREARRRGWVTTHGAVEPGAHAVAAPLARDGDVLDACVMFVSHRQDRVDEATSEVVSAARAARAFLLGLR; encoded by the coding sequence GTGAGCGGAACTCGGAAGGTGGCAGGCGGAGTGCGGGCAGAGGCCGCGAACGACATGGAGGGCGGCGCGGATGACGGACGCGAGGAGAAGGCGAAGCGCCCCAGTCAGCCGCCGTCGCAGACGCTCGTCCGGGGGCTGGCGGTCCTGCGGGTCGTCGCTCACCAGCCCCGTGGCCTGACGGTCGCCGAGATCGCCGCCCGGACGGGGCTGCACCGGACCGTCGTGCACCGACTGGCGGGCACGCTCGCCGCGGAGGGATTCCTGGCGAAGAGCGCGGACGGTGTGTATGCGTCCGGGGGAGAACTGCACACACTCGCGGGTACTTCGCGGCCCACCCTCGCCGAGTTCATCCAGCCGCTGCTGCAACAGCTCGCGGACGGGTATGGCGGTACGGCGATCCTGTTCTTCCCTGAACCGGACTGTGTCGTCGCCGTGGCCACGGCGGTTCCCCAGGACGCCGACTACCACCTCGCCTACCGCAAGGGGTCTCGCCAGCCCTTGGACCGCGGGGCCGCCCCGTGTGCGATCCGGGCCGGACGGGCGCCCGCCGACGACGACTCGGACGCCGTGCGTGAGGCGCGCCGCCGGGGATGGGTCACCACTCATGGCGCTGTGGAGCCCGGAGCCCACGCGGTCGCCGCTCCGCTGGCCCGCGACGGAGACGTACTGGACGCCTGCGTCATGTTCGTCTCGCACCGGCAGGACCGCGTCGACGAGGCCACTTCGGAAGTGGTCTCCGCCGCGCGAGCGGCCCGAGCTTTCCTGCTGGGCCTGCGCTAG
- a CDS encoding primary-amine oxidase, with protein MTTTTAHPYDPLTAEEIEMAVGVVRTSHPQRGAMKFPLVRLDLPDKEQVRAYDPSSPIPRVAFLVVHDPEASAMFEARVDLADGSLVSFKHLPGLQPPIMIDELVALDEIIKNDPAAVEALIRHGVDDLSQVQFDPWSTGTLPIEGVDARRRVIRATAYVRHFTEDNGYARPVGNLVFVIDCDARSVAAIQEGDPLPLPPESGNYDPASVGPLRDDLRPIEITQPEGPSFTVSGNVIEWQRWRLHAHIDVVEGLVISDVSYQDDGRRRPILHRAGISEMVVPYGDTSDDFYFRNVFDAGEYCLGKTVGSLSLGCDCLGEIRYLDAVLSDESGIPHTVTNAICLHEEDYGILWKHWDFRYVQQAEVRRSRRLVVSSIHTIGNYEYGFFWYFYLDGTIQFEAKLTGIVQTRAVAPGEKPAYGSLVAPQLDAPNHQHLFNMRLDMEVDGPRNTVAEVDAVGLPMGPDNPYGNAIVARRTEITNERDGRRMCDPLTARTWKITNPGVRNRFGEPVAYKLVPFVGPTLLAAPESDLARRAEFARAHLWVTRYSPDEQHAAGDYPNQHPGDGIGQWIEQERDLVDTDVVLWHTFGTSHLPRPEDWPIMPCDYVGFALKPVGFFDRNPSLDVPPPSGHGANHCHAAPQTGDRADE; from the coding sequence GTGACCACCACCACGGCACACCCGTACGATCCGCTGACCGCCGAGGAAATAGAAATGGCCGTCGGTGTGGTGCGTACCAGTCACCCTCAGCGGGGGGCGATGAAATTCCCCCTGGTGCGTCTGGACCTCCCGGACAAGGAGCAGGTGCGGGCGTACGACCCCTCAAGCCCGATCCCCCGCGTGGCCTTCCTCGTCGTCCACGACCCTGAGGCCAGTGCCATGTTCGAGGCCCGGGTCGATCTCGCCGACGGCAGCCTGGTCTCCTTCAAGCACCTCCCGGGCCTGCAACCGCCGATCATGATCGACGAGTTGGTGGCGCTCGACGAGATCATCAAGAACGATCCGGCCGCGGTGGAGGCACTGATACGGCACGGGGTCGACGATCTCTCGCAGGTGCAGTTCGACCCCTGGTCGACCGGCACGTTGCCGATCGAGGGTGTGGACGCGCGACGACGCGTGATCCGGGCGACCGCGTACGTCCGCCACTTTACCGAGGACAACGGCTACGCCAGGCCCGTCGGGAACCTCGTCTTCGTCATCGACTGCGACGCCCGTTCGGTGGCGGCCATCCAGGAGGGGGATCCGCTGCCGCTTCCGCCGGAGAGCGGGAACTACGACCCGGCCAGTGTCGGTCCGTTGCGCGACGACCTCCGGCCCATCGAGATCACCCAGCCCGAAGGACCCTCCTTCACGGTGTCCGGCAATGTGATCGAGTGGCAGCGGTGGCGGCTGCACGCCCACATCGACGTGGTGGAGGGACTCGTCATCAGCGATGTCTCCTACCAGGACGACGGGCGCCGGCGCCCGATCCTGCACCGGGCCGGCATCAGCGAGATGGTGGTGCCATACGGCGACACCAGCGACGACTTCTACTTCCGGAACGTCTTCGACGCGGGTGAGTACTGCCTGGGAAAGACCGTCGGTTCGCTCAGTCTCGGGTGCGACTGCCTCGGCGAGATCAGGTACCTCGACGCGGTGCTCTCCGACGAGTCGGGCATCCCGCACACCGTCACCAATGCCATCTGCCTGCACGAGGAGGACTACGGAATCCTCTGGAAGCACTGGGACTTCCGCTATGTCCAGCAGGCGGAGGTCAGGCGTTCCCGGCGGCTCGTCGTGTCGTCGATCCACACGATCGGCAACTACGAGTACGGCTTCTTCTGGTACTTCTACCTCGACGGGACAATCCAGTTCGAGGCTAAGCTGACCGGCATCGTCCAGACGCGGGCCGTGGCTCCCGGCGAGAAGCCCGCCTACGGATCGCTCGTGGCGCCCCAGTTGGACGCGCCGAACCACCAGCACCTGTTCAACATGCGCCTGGACATGGAGGTCGACGGGCCGCGCAACACGGTCGCGGAGGTCGACGCGGTCGGTCTTCCGATGGGGCCGGACAACCCGTACGGGAACGCGATCGTCGCCCGCCGCACGGAGATCACCAACGAACGTGACGGCCGCAGGATGTGCGACCCGCTCACCGCCCGCACCTGGAAGATCACCAATCCCGGTGTGCGCAACCGCTTCGGCGAGCCCGTCGCGTACAAGCTGGTCCCCTTCGTGGGTCCGACGCTGCTCGCCGCTCCCGAGAGCGATCTGGCGCGACGCGCCGAGTTCGCGCGGGCTCATCTGTGGGTGACCCGGTACAGCCCGGACGAACAGCATGCGGCCGGCGACTACCCCAACCAGCACCCCGGGGACGGGATCGGCCAGTGGATCGAGCAGGAGCGCGACCTGGTCGACACCGACGTGGTGCTCTGGCACACCTTCGGCACCTCGCATCTGCCAAGGCCTGAGGACTGGCCCATCATGCCGTGCGACTACGTCGGATTCGCCTTGAAGCCGGTCGGATTCTTCGACCGTAACCCCTCGTTGGACGTACCGCCCCCGTCCGGGCACGGTGCGAACCACTGCCACGCCGCACCGCAGACGGGTGACCGGGCCGACGAGTGA